From Rhopalosiphum padi isolate XX-2018 chromosome 2, ASM2088224v1, whole genome shotgun sequence:
CATAGACAGTTAAATTGACATTGTTGattgatacaaaaataattgattgaagtaaaaatcattatttgaatatttatctcTTTATCAGTTAGGGTTCATAGAAGTGTAAGTATGAGaatgtgttaatatttatattatattattaatttattattgtgattgtTGAGATTATGTGCtttgtaaaaaatactaaatacttaaaaaaatttaaatattaaattaatattataaaatatatatatatttatttttttaaatatttatttaaatacttaattactaagaggaaaagaaaaaaaaacatgttatcTAATTGGTATATAGGCCATATAGTTGAAGTTTATTgttatggtattatattttctaatctattatgattcaaaatttttcttaatataatcgTTATACGCACAGGACAGGTGATAAAAGGAaatgatcattttttatagtcaacacaaacataatatgaatattgtcgtataaaattgtgaataattattgtattttaatattatttccattgtattttataatttttataattttttttttttttgtttttgtgtattaataaaagattttcttacaaaattgtaatatatttaagtttgtgTACgctcatttaattttaatcaatgtaAGTTTTTTAACAGATAATGATATTTGGAATCAGTTGTTAcagttataaaagtaaaaaataaaaattacttaaaatcctatgataaatttgaataatgctTAAACTTAAAGAAAACTTATAATACATGCGGATTTCAAAGTCGTATTTTACGAGATTATGTTATACTTcttgtgttattaaaaaatcgtcTGCTTTTACGTCTTTACAATCATCACCATATGTCCTCGACGATTCAATGGTGGTGACCTGAAAATTGATACTAGAGTACTAGATTACTAGAGATGTGTCACTAATCACTGTCAATTTTTAGTTCTAGATTAAAGTTCAATTTAATGTAGATCTTTTGTCTTTACACAATATGcgaaagtattaaatatatttttgggttCTCGGTCATCAAAACCATTCTGTTAATTCCTCTGTCTGTTCCTTTCTTCTGCTGCTACTCTCCATGGTATACCTAATTGAAACCTTTTTACGTTAATTTTCAGTCTTCTCAGTGGTCTCTAACTAGAAGAGGTTCTCGATAGTTCtaactattaaaactatttttactttctttaatttttaatctccCTTGTAATgtgtggtttttaaaaatattgtaacggttttataagttgttaattttataacaatatacactACAATACGAAgtttttttgtgtatacattttttttcaattttttcaattacaagaaaaaaatattgcatcagaatataacaaattaaaaaaattaatttctctgAAGGTGCTCAACGTTgcacacaaattaataaaaaaaaagatttaaaagaTGGGAGGAAATTAAGTAAAGTACGTTGGCAGGAAAACACTATAAATGACGATTTGGGGAGAAGGAAATGCTATGACGAAAAGGGTGCAAGGTGTATATTGCAGTGAGTATAGTTTAGGCTACACATCTTTGCAACGTTTTCGTGTCATGTCCCTTCACTGTTGCAGGTGCAGGAACGACGGTAATGACGGCGAGCGGCTAGtgcacaacaaaaaataaaaatgtacagcaCCTTTATAATACTATCAGTGCTTACTGCTTacccaataataaaattatattttaacattataactcTATTTTTTGGTAAACAGGGAAATAAACTAATGAGACGTGTCAAAGTCAcactattaattcataaataataaatatactagtaAAATACTCGGGTAccaattgtacatttatacgttgtacctactacctatactaATTACTTGCtacggtatataatattacaatatcactttaatatttttttttaaacattttttaatttatttattttgtattctttaaaatatgttgataatatctgtattgtattaatatctatgtaacttttataaaaagttatactAACTATAATTGATATtgcactaaattattttatattataacatttataattttactatagttatacatatattagaaTAGTTATATCGATTATCGATAGGACCCTTCTATAAGAAGGGGGCGaacttcatatattatatatatagacccACAAATTACTAGGCACTAGGCAGTGAtataaattacgaaaatttgaagaaaaaaaattagattattcTTGGGGTCCCCCTAAAGACGCCTCTGGCCCACCAGTCAACGAAGTACGCAAATTCGTTATTTTACATGATTTATTACAATGGGcgtgacattttattataacatatatgtattatatacccaCGTACCAAGTGTGGGCAAGGGCGCCCGCAGTGGAGGGGGGCATGGCCCCCTCTATTTtagttagtattaaatattaagtgttttattaaCTACTTGAATGGCttaagtatttatgtttttgacttTATCCCCCCCTGGCTTATATTTCTGTAGGCGCCCTTGAGTGTGGGCGtatgttatttacaaaatacatcGATGGCCTTGATAATTCGAACGAGATATAATTACACATATCATAATTTTCCGTATATCCCCCACGACTAAGTTTACACtcgaaaatatacataaaaagcaTACACAATCGCAGATAGATGATGCTTTAAATCCCACTCGTGGACGGTGAAATCGGATTCGTATTCGACTATGagtaaaattttacataaacGCAGTTCTCGTGTGGAGTCGGTTTCGAGTGAAATCAATTGAATTATTGCGATATATCatacgtacattatattattaaaagagtattgaaattttaaatttaatatcggtCACCATGATTTCGAGTTTGGTCGGTTTTTTGTTCAACACTCCTGTTATTAGTGCAGTAGCCGTCCTCGTggcgtttatttattattatacgaccaACACGTACGACAAATGGCTAAAGTTGAACGTACCGCACGACCGACCGTGGCCGCTAGTGGGCAACACGGTTAAGATGTTGACTCTGGTCGAACACCAGTTGACCACCATCGACGGAATTTATAAACGATTTGCCAACGAAAACTATTGCGGTTTCTATCAGATGAAGACGCCGTTCCTGATGATCAGAGACCCAGAGctgatcaataatatattaatcaaggATTTCTCGTACTTCCCAGACCGAGGTTTCCACAAGGACCCTGCGTTGAATATAATGGCCAACGCGTTATTCTTCATGGAGGGGTCAAAGTGGAAGGTGATGAGACAGAAACTGAGCCCGGGGTTCACGTCGGGCAAGCTGAAGCTCGCTCACGACCAAATAGCAGAGTGCAGCGACGAGCTGATGCGATTTATCAGGGCTAAAATGGAAGAAAACGATCAGATCGAAGTCAAGGAGACCATGGGAAAGTACTCGACAGACGTCATCGGAACGTGCGCATTCGGTTTGAAATTGGACACCGTCAAGAACGACGATTCCGATTTCCGGTTGTACGCCCGGAAAATATTAAAGATGAACTTCCGGTTTTTGTTGACCGAAACGGTGTCACCGAAAATATTGAAACTGTTGGGAATCGCCGAGCTCTCGCCCGAAGCTACTGCGTTTTATGATTCGGCATTCAATGAAGTCATCAGGTACAGGGAGGAAAACGGCATAGTCAGACATGATGTGGCACAGAGCTTAATACAAGCGAGAAAAGAGTTGGTGCTTGACTCAACCGACGAAAGTAAAGTTGATCACTACAAACTGTTGATTCGATAGCTTT
This genomic window contains:
- the LOC132919990 gene encoding cytochrome P450 6a2-like, whose product is MISSLVGFLFNTPVISAVAVLVAFIYYYTTNTYDKWLKLNVPHDRPWPLVGNTVKMLTLVEHQLTTIDGIYKRFANENYCGFYQMKTPFLMIRDPELINNILIKDFSYFPDRGFHKDPALNIMANALFFMEGSKWKVMRQKLSPGFTSGKLKLAHDQIAECSDELMRFIRAKMEENDQIEVKETMGKYSTDVIGTCAFGLKLDTVKNDDSDFRLYARKILKMNFRFLLTETVSPKILKLLGIAELSPEATAFYDSAFNEVIRYREENGIVRHDVAQSLIQARKELVLDSTDENEFTEQDIIANAILMFLAGFEPVSSTLSFCLYQLALNQHIQDKMRDEMNSKLKQHGQLNNDFLVDLHYTDMVLAETERMYVVTNALFREAVKTYHVPGDSLVIEKGTKIMIPVNSIHHDPKYYPDPYTFDPERFSPEEKAKRQSGTYLPFGDGPRFCIGKRFAELEIKMVLSQILTTFQILPCEKTEVPLKLQNGLPMMVAKNGIWLRFQSIS